One genomic segment of Alosa sapidissima isolate fAloSap1 chromosome 13, fAloSap1.pri, whole genome shotgun sequence includes these proteins:
- the LOC121679873 gene encoding pancreatic secretory granule membrane major glycoprotein GP2-like has translation MQVAHQPQRSRMTMEGMLLIVGYILSLGVNTISTHPHHPTSSVQTKIVSTNPCAKIHCTEDEVCGKIYGINGCLCKKSHHQPIPESFGLVATCHNSSCWISLSRCLLFEAGFPAQVLHLNDPGCTGTVLDGQVKFHFNNDNQKCGTVLRANKTHFIYKNSIQGTSDSAEGHIISRQRQLSLRFVCEYPIKKNASMDVVIHVLKSVTHQKLPAVHGTYQVQITPYKDADFTQQFSGNVAGQPEETIYIAVDLEGVDGRQFSSVLDFCWATPINDSTFSINWDLITNQCPNPEDGTVKVLRNGVSTSSRFSFRMFSFGVPPSQVYLHCSLHLCLLELGKSCIPNCDRVHQHKGRRSADDQDNITVSYGPLFPARNTDVLNLLAPRPKRRSPKL, from the exons ATGCAGGTTGCCCATCAACCCCAAAGAAGCAGAATGACTATGGAAGGCATGTTGTTGATTGTAGGTTACATTCTTAGTCTTG GTGTGAACACCATATCCACACACCCTCATCATCCTACATCTTCTGTGCAAACCAAAATAG TCTCGACTAACCCTTGTGCTAAAATCCACTGCACAGAAGATGAGGTATGTGGGAAAATATATGGAATCAATGGCTGCTTGTGCAAGAAGAGCCATCATCAACCTATCCCAGAGTCATTTG GATTAGTTGCCACATGCCACAATAGCTCCTGCTGGATTTCACTATCCCGCTGCCTCCTTTTTGAGGCTGGCTTTCCTGCTCAAGTTCTACACCTCAACGATCCGGGCTGCACAGGCACAGTCCTAGATGGACAGGTGAAGTTCCATTTCAACAATGACAACCAGAAATGTGGAACTGTTCTAAGG gCCAATAAAACCCACTTCATCTACAAGAATTCTATTCAGGGGACATCTGACTCTGCAGAAGGTCATATTATTAGCAGACAGAGACAACTGAGTCTGCGCTTTGTCTGTGAATAtcctataaaaaaaaatgcttccATGGATGTGGTTATCCATGTCTTAAAAAG TGTTACACATCAGAAGCTGCCTGCAGTACACGGGACATACCAAGTTCAGATAACTCCATATAAGGATGCAGACTTCACACAGCAATTTAGTGGCAATGTGGCTGGGCAACCTGAGGAGACTATCTACATAGCCGTGGACCTGGAAGGAGTGGACGGCCGCCAGTTCTCCAGTGTGTTGGACTTCTGTTGGGCCACACCCATCAACGATTCAACCTTCTCCATCAACTGGGACCTCATCACTAATCA GTGTCCCAACCCGGAAGATGGCACGGTGAAGGTGCTGAGAAATGGGGTGTCCACAAGCAGCCGTTTCTCCTTCAGGATGTTCAGCTTTGGTGTGCCCCCCTCTCAGGTGTACCTCCACTGCAGCCTTCACCTCTGCCTTCTGGAGCTAGGCAAAAGCTGCATCCCG AACTGTGACCGTGTCCATCAGCACAAAGGCCGCAGATCTGCAGACGACCAAGACAATATCACTGTTTCTTATGGGCCACTATTCCCTGCTAGGAATACAG atgtGCTGAATCTCCTGGCTCCACGGCCAAAGAGACGCTCTCCTAAGCTGTAA